One segment of Patescibacteria group bacterium DNA contains the following:
- a CDS encoding AAA family ATPase: MDQILLLVGVLILAPVLYYLYRQAGWGESNHSISSGSILAKYSRDLTRLAAEKKLDPVIGRDHEISRVVEILSRRTKNNPVLVGAAGVGKTAVAEGLALRIISKQVPTSLYGKKVLALDLTGILAGTKYRGEFEQRLKKITDEIIAAKRVIILFIDEIHILAEAGVAEGAINAADILKPLLARGELQVVGATTKDEYLQFIKQDKTLDRRLQPVFVSEPTAAQTEQILQGIKDIYEKYHKVVITPSAIKTAVTATKAIKGRSYPDKAIDAIDEACSRVHIENLAAPQKALRVTDKDVRKVVREWLVNN, encoded by the coding sequence ATGGATCAGATTCTTTTACTTGTCGGAGTTTTGATTCTAGCGCCTGTTTTGTATTACCTTTATCGTCAAGCGGGTTGGGGGGAAAGTAATCACAGCATTAGTTCCGGTTCTATTTTAGCCAAATATTCCAGAGATTTAACCCGTTTAGCCGCAGAAAAAAAACTTGATCCGGTTATCGGACGCGATCATGAGATTTCTCGGGTAGTAGAGATTTTATCCCGTCGTACCAAGAATAATCCTGTTTTGGTTGGCGCTGCCGGCGTAGGTAAGACTGCAGTAGCCGAAGGACTGGCTTTGCGCATTATTAGCAAACAGGTGCCCACTTCTTTGTATGGCAAAAAGGTCCTGGCTTTGGATTTGACCGGGATCCTGGCCGGCACCAAGTATCGCGGCGAGTTTGAGCAACGACTTAAAAAAATTACCGATGAAATTATCGCCGCCAAACGAGTTATCATTCTGTTTATTGACGAGATACATATTTTAGCTGAGGCTGGAGTGGCGGAAGGGGCTATTAATGCCGCCGATATTCTTAAACCGCTTTTGGCACGCGGCGAATTACAAGTCGTGGGCGCCACCACCAAGGACGAATATTTACAGTTCATCAAACAAGACAAGACTTTGGATCGGCGTTTACAGCCGGTGTTTGTTTCTGAACCGACAGCGGCTCAGACTGAACAGATATTGCAGGGTATTAAGGATATTTACGAGAAGTACCATAAGGTTGTTATCACCCCATCAGCTATTAAAACGGCAGTTACAGCCACTAAGGCAATTAAGGGTCGTTCTTATCCGGATAAGGCCATTGATGCCATTGACGAGGCCTGTAGTCGGGTTCACATAGAAAATTTAGCCGCCCCTCAAAAGGCTTTGCGCGTTACTGATAAAGATGTCAGAAAAGTCGTGAGAGAGTGGCTAGTAAACAATTAA
- the miaB gene encoding tRNA (N6-isopentenyl adenosine(37)-C2)-methylthiotransferase MiaB, whose translation MKKSAKKYYLLVLGCQMNQADAERVSHLLNDLGWQASMSDDKADLIVVVACSVRQAAVDRVIGKAQLWQKRRQAGRLTTILTGCVLAKDRKKLSKFFDSVLPITEMWRLPEIMCGDKAMAVTDYLCLPAQPSSESSALVPISNGCNNFCSYCAVPYTRGREKHRPADSIIRECRQLIKRGYKEIILLGQNVNSYSCDGIDFSQLLSKIDKMPGDYWLRFMTSYPKDLSAELIKVMSNGRHIAPQLHLALQSGDDVILKVMNRKYTAKKFLALINSVRRAVPDIAISTDIIVGFPGESRKQFLNTAKLMRQCRFDMAYLSQYSLRPQTAAAKFNDDVPKLEKKRREAELNEILKQTALANNQKYLGQVEAVLVDGYKAGKCYGRTASGKVVAFSSKNELFGQKVKVRILSVKSFSLAGERVSG comes from the coding sequence ATGAAAAAATCCGCTAAAAAATACTATCTTTTGGTCTTGGGTTGCCAAATGAACCAGGCTGATGCCGAGCGCGTCAGCCACTTACTTAATGATTTGGGCTGGCAGGCGAGTATGAGCGATGATAAAGCTGATTTAATTGTTGTAGTAGCTTGTTCAGTCAGACAAGCGGCCGTAGACAGGGTAATAGGCAAAGCGCAATTATGGCAGAAGCGCCGTCAGGCCGGCCGGCTTACAACTATTTTGACCGGTTGTGTTTTGGCTAAGGATCGGAAGAAACTGTCGAAATTTTTTGACAGTGTTTTGCCAATTACGGAAATGTGGCGGCTGCCAGAAATTATGTGCGGGGATAAGGCGATGGCGGTTACAGATTATTTATGTTTGCCCGCCCAACCCTCGTCGGAATCTTCCGCTTTGGTTCCTATCAGTAACGGTTGTAATAATTTTTGTTCCTATTGCGCCGTGCCCTATACGCGCGGCCGGGAGAAACATCGGCCGGCCGATAGTATTATCAGAGAATGTCGGCAGTTGATTAAGCGGGGCTATAAAGAAATTATTCTGTTGGGGCAGAATGTTAATTCTTATTCTTGCGACGGAATTGATTTCTCGCAATTATTAAGCAAGATTGACAAGATGCCTGGAGATTATTGGTTAAGGTTTATGACCTCGTATCCCAAAGATTTGTCTGCTGAGTTGATAAAGGTTATGTCTAATGGCCGACATATTGCCCCGCAGTTGCATCTGGCTTTGCAGTCGGGGGATGATGTAATCTTGAAGGTCATGAATCGCAAGTATACGGCTAAGAAATTTTTGGCTTTGATTAATAGCGTTAGGCGCGCCGTGCCTGACATAGCAATCTCTACTGATATTATCGTTGGTTTTCCCGGAGAATCAAGAAAACAATTTTTGAATACGGCCAAGTTGATGCGTCAGTGCCGGTTCGATATGGCTTATCTGTCGCAGTATTCGTTGCGACCGCAAACCGCCGCCGCTAAGTTTAATGATGATGTACCAAAGTTAGAGAAAAAACGGCGCGAGGCAGAGTTGAACGAAATTTTGAAACAGACGGCCCTGGCTAATAATCAAAAATATTTGGGGCAAGTGGAAGCGGTTTTAGTTGATGGTTACAAGGCGGGAAAATGCTACGGCCGAACCGCTTCGGGCAAAGTCGTGGCTTTCAGTTCCAAAAATGAGCTGTTCGGGCAGAAAGTTAAAGTCAGGATTCTCTCAGTCAAAAGCTTTTCTTTGGCCGGGGAGAGGGTTTCGGGCTGA
- the rpmG gene encoding 50S ribosomal protein L33 gives MSQDNMIKFECTECKKINYFSSKNKKLLKGRLEMNKYCKHCRKHTMHKETK, from the coding sequence ATGTCTCAAGACAACATGATTAAATTTGAGTGCACCGAATGCAAGAAGATCAATTATTTTTCCAGTAAGAATAAAAAGCTTCTCAAAGGCAGATTGGAAATGAATAAATATTGCAAGCATTGCCGGAAGCATACGATGCATAAGGAAACCAAATAA
- a CDS encoding outer membrane protein transport protein — MKKGIIIAVVVAIFLCIDQSASAGGLSRVAATGTTDIGLGSDPSGAWFPHNLGSKLQLSCKRLVEVGAEVMVPKFTYEDGRGKKFTSKNMAHVLPAVSYAERIDESTVWGVDIHTNYGLGASFKNIWYGMDSQTLVSGTYIKPFISKQLTDRLSIGAGPVIAMGMMTWAGPFDINRIALPVRVNLKALGFGYGWQAGAMYQATDKLALGVNYLSPVTVNLEGRCSASFLGLKIRDGIDLKFKFPEKFDFSVGYQPREDWLLVGQVTYFGYSRNSLNRAMVNFDKLPITKAVNMNWQDNIAIHLGASHKFSDKLTAGGGVTYMSKAITKTADYMTPDVDGWALGGRIKYSPTKHFSLIASTSYGWGSNEVSGRKMSTEILTFGLSGSWRF, encoded by the coding sequence ATGAAGAAAGGTATTATTATTGCGGTTGTCGTTGCTATTTTTCTGTGTATCGATCAGTCGGCATCTGCTGGCGGATTGAGTCGTGTGGCGGCTACCGGTACGACCGATATCGGATTGGGATCCGACCCGTCGGGGGCGTGGTTTCCGCATAACCTCGGCAGTAAATTGCAACTGTCCTGCAAGCGTTTGGTGGAAGTGGGGGCTGAAGTTATGGTTCCCAAGTTCACTTATGAAGATGGGCGCGGGAAGAAATTCACTTCTAAGAATATGGCCCATGTCCTCCCGGCGGTTTCTTATGCCGAGAGGATTGATGAGTCAACGGTATGGGGTGTTGACATCCACACCAATTACGGTTTGGGCGCCAGCTTTAAGAATATCTGGTATGGTATGGATTCGCAGACGCTTGTGTCTGGGACCTATATTAAGCCATTCATCTCCAAGCAATTGACGGATCGTTTGTCAATCGGCGCCGGACCGGTGATTGCTATGGGTATGATGACTTGGGCTGGCCCTTTTGATATCAACCGTATAGCATTGCCGGTTCGAGTTAATCTGAAGGCTCTGGGGTTCGGCTATGGCTGGCAAGCCGGTGCCATGTATCAGGCGACAGACAAACTGGCCTTAGGCGTCAATTATCTTTCGCCGGTCACGGTAAATCTTGAAGGCCGTTGCAGTGCCAGTTTCTTGGGATTAAAGATTCGCGATGGTATTGACTTGAAATTCAAGTTTCCGGAAAAGTTCGATTTTTCCGTTGGTTATCAGCCACGGGAAGACTGGCTGTTGGTTGGTCAGGTGACTTACTTCGGCTACAGCCGGAACAGCTTGAACCGGGCTATGGTGAATTTTGATAAGTTGCCGATCACCAAAGCTGTCAACATGAATTGGCAGGATAACATCGCTATTCACTTGGGCGCCAGTCACAAGTTCAGCGATAAGTTGACGGCCGGAGGCGGTGTGACTTACATGAGTAAGGCTATTACCAAAACGGCTGATTATATGACGCCCGATGTTGATGGTTGGGCTCTCGGCGGACGGATCAAATATTCGCCGACTAAGCATTTCAGCTTGATTGCTTCTACCAGTTACGGCTGGGGGAGCAATGAGGTCTCCGGACGAAAGATGTCCACCGAAATCCTGACTTTCGGCCTCTCCGGAAGTTGGAGATTCTAA
- a CDS encoding ATP-binding protein: MMSLPTLYPLISAIFVFILGVLVLLRNPRNRLNFTFALHALVISLWLFGTFMMFLNRDDITSAIYWDRFIYGSVVFIPAFMYHFCLALTNRKANFWLFSAYFLSIFFLIVSQTDYFVADAFYYKWGVHTKARLFHHFFLAYFSFYVVFWFFEVYKYYKKVDSALLKYQIKYFFIAFLVLFTIGPTAYLPAYGISIYPFSYLSGLIFTIIISYAILKYRLMDMRVIVRWFVIYGIDSVFVYLFYSVIIIIYPYLWGSIYSNYTILAGIVVAPLFVFFMFGFHRLFSNFVNKYFFYSLYDYQKTISGLTRELNYYNDLDKIINLIVSTIKKTMGLNRAGVLLAENDGSVVNYRIAKVTGFNITNGISLVQDSFFTKYLKQISKPLVREELFLLARDAKTDKEKKSLLSLEKEMHHIEASLCLPLLKSGKLMGIIVLGSKSSGDPYTEEDLNLLSTLSLQAAVAIDNARLYQETKNFNKVLQKKVDEQTQELLHRAEHLQKLLEMRSEFLDIASHQLKTPVSVIKGTISMFRDGSMDKLPEVEKKKFFDNIYHKAEKLNVIIGDILRASEVDTEEFKIDPLTAKPDKMEDILKSIYEDLKDLAINKGLKLNLVLPPKKLPPVMTSADFLEQALYNLVDNAIKYTAKGSVTLSLKQDGDYLVVEVADTGIGIPQADKDKMFDKFSRAKNAVDMYADGSGLGLFIVKRIIEAHDDSSVTFNSQEGQGTTFIVRMKTADKLAGRVNRRTNPKS, encoded by the coding sequence ATGATGAGCTTGCCTACATTATATCCGTTAATCAGCGCCATCTTCGTTTTCATTTTAGGCGTCTTGGTTTTATTAAGAAACCCTAGGAACCGGTTGAATTTTACTTTTGCCTTACATGCCTTGGTTATTTCTCTTTGGCTGTTTGGCACTTTTATGATGTTTTTAAATCGCGATGATATTACGTCAGCAATTTATTGGGATCGTTTCATTTATGGATCAGTGGTGTTTATTCCGGCATTCATGTATCATTTTTGTTTAGCCTTGACTAATCGCAAAGCTAATTTTTGGTTGTTTTCAGCCTATTTTTTATCGATATTTTTCTTAATCGTCAGTCAGACCGATTATTTTGTGGCTGACGCTTTTTATTATAAATGGGGAGTCCATACTAAGGCCAGATTGTTTCATCATTTCTTTTTAGCTTATTTTTCTTTTTATGTGGTTTTCTGGTTTTTTGAGGTTTATAAATATTATAAAAAAGTTGATTCGGCCTTGCTTAAATATCAGATTAAATATTTTTTCATCGCTTTTTTGGTTTTGTTCACCATTGGTCCGACTGCTTATCTCCCGGCTTATGGCATCAGTATCTATCCTTTTTCTTATTTGTCAGGATTGATTTTCACCATTATCATTTCCTACGCCATCTTGAAATATCGCTTAATGGATATGAGAGTGATAGTCAGGTGGTTCGTTATTTATGGTATTGATTCTGTTTTTGTCTATCTTTTTTATTCAGTTATTATTATTATTTACCCTTATTTGTGGGGTAGTATTTATAGTAATTATACGATTTTGGCCGGAATCGTAGTGGCGCCGCTATTTGTTTTTTTTATGTTTGGTTTTCATAGGTTGTTCTCCAATTTTGTTAATAAATATTTTTTTTATTCTCTCTATGATTATCAGAAGACCATATCTGGATTGACCCGCGAACTTAATTATTACAACGACCTTGATAAGATAATAAATTTAATAGTCAGTACTATTAAAAAGACTATGGGGTTGAACAGGGCGGGCGTGCTTCTGGCAGAAAATGACGGATCCGTAGTCAATTATAGGATTGCTAAAGTAACCGGCTTTAATATTACTAACGGCATTTCTCTGGTGCAAGACAGTTTTTTTACTAAATATTTAAAGCAAATATCTAAGCCGTTAGTACGTGAAGAGCTATTTCTTTTGGCTAGGGACGCCAAAACCGACAAAGAGAAGAAATCCCTGCTTTCTCTGGAGAAAGAAATGCATCACATAGAGGCTTCGTTATGTTTGCCTTTGCTAAAATCGGGAAAACTGATGGGAATAATTGTTTTAGGCTCTAAAAGTTCCGGCGATCCTTATACCGAGGAGGATCTTAACCTGCTTTCTACACTTTCATTGCAAGCGGCTGTTGCTATTGATAATGCCCGGCTTTATCAAGAGACTAAAAATTTTAACAAAGTATTGCAGAAAAAAGTGGATGAACAGACGCAGGAATTGTTGCATCGCGCCGAACATTTACAGAAACTATTGGAAATGCGTTCCGAATTTTTGGATATTGCCAGCCATCAGCTCAAAACGCCGGTCTCGGTCATTAAGGGTACAATTTCCATGTTCCGCGATGGCTCCATGGATAAATTGCCGGAGGTAGAAAAGAAAAAGTTTTTTGATAATATTTATCATAAAGCGGAAAAGCTAAATGTTATTATTGGTGATATTCTGCGTGCTTCCGAAGTGGATACTGAAGAGTTTAAAATTGATCCCTTAACTGCTAAGCCCGATAAAATGGAGGACATCCTTAAGTCAATTTATGAAGATCTTAAGGATTTAGCAATTAACAAGGGGTTGAAGCTTAATTTGGTTTTACCGCCTAAAAAACTGCCGCCGGTCATGACCAGCGCTGATTTTTTGGAACAGGCGCTGTATAATCTGGTAGATAATGCCATTAAATATACGGCTAAAGGTTCGGTAACCTTGTCCTTAAAACAGGACGGTGATTACTTAGTAGTGGAAGTGGCTGATACGGGCATCGGCATACCTCAGGCAGATAAGGACAAAATGTTTGATAAGTTTTCCCGCGCCAAGAACGCCGTGGATATGTATGCTGACGGCTCGGGTTTAGGATTATTCATCGTCAAGCGCATCATTGAGGCGCATGATGACAGTTCTGTAACTTTCAATAGCCAAGAGGGCCAGGGGACGACTTTCATCGTCAGGATGAAAACGGCCGATAAGCTGGCAGGCCGGGTTAATCGGAGAACTAACCCAAAGAGTTAA
- the gatC gene encoding Asp-tRNA(Asn)/Glu-tRNA(Gln) amidotransferase subunit GatC, translated as MKLTIEQVEHIARLARLNLTAQEKAKYAEQLSGILEYMDALQTVDTTAVEPTSQVTGLVNISRDDRIIESGISEELVACAPVSRDGYVVIPKVFENK; from the coding sequence ATGAAATTAACCATAGAACAAGTAGAACATATCGCTAGGCTGGCGCGTCTTAATCTGACCGCCCAGGAAAAAGCCAAATACGCGGAACAACTGTCCGGGATTCTTGAATATATGGACGCTTTGCAGACCGTGGACACCACGGCGGTAGAGCCGACATCCCAAGTTACCGGGTTGGTCAATATTAGCCGCGATGACCGCATTATTGAATCGGGTATCAGCGAGGAATTAGTGGCCTGCGCGCCGGTCAGCCGTGACGGTTATGTTGTGATACCTAAGGTATTTGAAAACAAATAA
- the gatA gene encoding Asp-tRNA(Asn)/Glu-tRNA(Gln) amidotransferase subunit GatA, producing the protein MSDLNKLTLLEAFTGLRENKFTSRELTLACFEQIKKQDDKIKAFLTLNEEEALAQADVADKLLQTGDVISPLAGIPVAIKDIFCTKGLRSTAASKILENYIPPFDATVVKKLRDEGAVILGKTNLDEFAMGGSTENSGFFPTRNPWDLDRVPGGSSGGSAAAVSADMCFYALGTDTGGSIREPASFCGVSGLKVTYGRVSRYGAMAMTSSLDTIGPFGKNVEDIALIMKYLAGRDEKDSTTPNISVDNYSEEIKKDIKGLRVGLPKEYFVEGMDAGVRERVLEAAKKLEELGAEIIDISLPHTDLAVAAYYIICPSEVSSNMARYDGIRYGLSKQSGDLLDIYTNTRAEGFGSEVKRRIMIGTYALSAGYYDAYYKKAMQIRTLVREDFDRAFEQVEVILTPVAPTPAFKLGENINDPLKMYLADVFTIPASLAGICGLTIPAGLTDNLPVGIQLLGKRFDEKTVLRVGHQYQLATDWHKQKPEIK; encoded by the coding sequence ATGTCTGATTTAAATAAGTTAACATTATTAGAAGCATTTACCGGTTTGAGAGAGAATAAATTCACCAGTCGGGAATTAACCCTGGCTTGTTTTGAGCAAATTAAAAAACAGGACGACAAGATTAAGGCCTTTTTGACTTTAAACGAAGAAGAAGCATTGGCGCAAGCCGACGTCGCCGATAAGTTATTGCAGACAGGGGATGTTATTTCGCCTTTGGCCGGCATCCCCGTGGCCATCAAGGATATTTTTTGCACTAAGGGTTTGCGCAGTACGGCCGCTTCTAAAATTTTAGAAAACTATATTCCGCCGTTTGACGCCACTGTGGTCAAAAAGCTGCGCGATGAGGGTGCGGTGATTTTGGGCAAAACCAATCTTGATGAGTTTGCTATGGGCGGGTCAACCGAGAATTCCGGTTTTTTCCCGACACGTAATCCTTGGGATTTGGATCGCGTGCCCGGCGGTTCTTCCGGCGGTTCGGCCGCGGCTGTTTCTGCCGATATGTGTTTTTACGCCTTGGGCACTGACACTGGCGGTTCCATCCGCGAACCGGCTTCATTCTGCGGCGTCTCTGGTTTGAAAGTGACTTATGGCCGGGTTTCCCGTTATGGCGCGATGGCCATGACCTCGTCGCTAGATACTATCGGTCCGTTCGGCAAGAATGTTGAGGATATTGCGTTGATTATGAAATATCTGGCTGGCCGCGATGAAAAAGATTCCACCACGCCCAATATCAGCGTGGATAATTATTCGGAAGAAATAAAGAAGGACATTAAAGGCTTAAGAGTAGGCTTACCCAAAGAATATTTTGTTGAGGGCATGGATGCGGGCGTGCGCGAGCGGGTGCTTGAAGCCGCTAAAAAATTGGAAGAATTAGGCGCGGAGATAATTGATATTTCTTTGCCGCATACGGATTTGGCCGTGGCCGCTTATTATATCATCTGTCCGTCGGAAGTGTCCTCTAATATGGCGCGTTATGATGGCATTCGTTACGGCTTATCCAAGCAATCCGGCGACTTGCTGGATATTTATACTAACACCCGCGCCGAAGGTTTCGGCTCCGAAGTCAAGCGTCGTATCATGATCGGCACTTATGCTTTATCCGCCGGTTATTATGACGCCTATTATAAGAAAGCCATGCAGATTCGCACCTTGGTGCGCGAAGACTTTGATCGGGCTTTTGAACAAGTGGAAGTGATTTTGACTCCGGTGGCGCCGACTCCCGCCTTTAAGTTGGGGGAGAACATTAATGATCCGCTCAAAATGTATTTGGCCGATGTCTTTACTATTCCGGCCTCGCTTGCCGGCATTTGCGGTTTGACCATTCCTGCAGGTTTGACTGATAATTTGCCCGTGGGCATTCAGTTATTAGGCAAGCGCTTTGATGAAAAAACGGTTTTGCGCGTCGGCCATCAATATCAATTGGCCACGGACTGGCATAAACAGAAACCAGAGATAAAATAG
- a CDS encoding thioredoxin family protein: protein MEGENKSLLKDQQFLLGLFAGIAVIAVVGMIIMAVFMIKGQDANSAKITDTTDQIAQTTQPVGDAPESIKPTAAGVSTFLEKKDAVICKEGGKPVVYLFSTTWCPHCEWVKPTFDKVVADAVKAGKIKAYHWELDTGDNTLTAAVEKEVPADALAVYQEFNPEGSIPTYVMGCKYFRVGNGHEAQDDLVSEATELNAAIDALK, encoded by the coding sequence ATGGAAGGCGAAAACAAGAGTTTATTAAAAGATCAGCAGTTTTTACTGGGGTTATTTGCCGGCATTGCCGTTATTGCCGTTGTTGGCATGATTATCATGGCGGTGTTTATGATTAAGGGTCAAGATGCCAACTCGGCCAAAATAACTGATACAACCGATCAAATAGCCCAGACTACTCAACCTGTCGGGGATGCTCCGGAATCAATCAAACCGACGGCCGCCGGCGTTTCAACTTTTCTGGAAAAGAAGGACGCTGTTATTTGCAAGGAAGGCGGCAAGCCGGTAGTCTATTTGTTTTCCACTACTTGGTGTCCGCACTGCGAGTGGGTCAAGCCGACCTTTGATAAGGTGGTTGCTGATGCGGTCAAAGCCGGAAAAATCAAGGCTTATCATTGGGAACTTGATACCGGTGACAATACTTTAACTGCGGCCGTAGAAAAAGAAGTGCCGGCCGATGCTTTGGCTGTCTATCAGGAATTCAATCCGGAAGGATCCATTCCCACTTATGTTATGGGTTGCAAATATTTCCGTGTCGGCAATGGTCATGAGGCCCAAGACGATTTGGTTAGTGAGGCTACCGAACTTAATGCCGCGATTGACGCTCTGAAATAA
- a CDS encoding helix-turn-helix domain-containing protein produces MSFGSYLKKQRETNKWTAKDIADRLGFSASYVSQLENDARLPSQKQLSLLAKAYEVSEDELRKQWTESKIQKVSLSSNYKINIKDAGEKRVEEMTHNLEAGLAELKKTITADEVAHYKMPLFSTIPVDDLDLHLKHADEFIFIPKNGIVRDHRIFGIRVSITPFPEAGIIAGDLTMLDADIEINDGDIVVLSTPDGLVMTYYKKRGNSLEITTSQPGIKKTYPVEGVKPIGRLIYHIKKY; encoded by the coding sequence ATGTCATTTGGCTCATATCTAAAAAAACAAAGAGAAACTAATAAATGGACGGCCAAGGATATCGCTGATCGCCTTGGTTTTTCTGCCAGTTATGTCAGTCAGTTGGAGAACGATGCCCGGCTTCCTTCGCAGAAGCAGTTGAGTCTTTTGGCTAAGGCTTATGAGGTATCGGAGGATGAATTAAGAAAGCAGTGGACCGAGTCCAAGATTCAAAAAGTTAGCCTCTCATCAAATTATAAAATCAACATCAAAGATGCTGGTGAGAAGCGTGTCGAAGAGATGACTCACAATTTAGAAGCTGGTTTGGCGGAGTTGAAAAAGACAATCACTGCTGACGAAGTAGCTCATTACAAGATGCCACTATTTAGCACGATTCCGGTGGACGATCTTGATCTGCATCTAAAACATGCAGACGAATTTATTTTTATTCCTAAAAACGGAATTGTGCGTGATCACCGTATATTCGGTATCAGAGTTTCTATCACTCCATTTCCGGAGGCAGGCATAATCGCCGGCGACCTGACTATGCTTGATGCGGATATTGAGATTAACGATGGAGACATCGTGGTACTGTCTACACCAGACGGTCTGGTCATGACTTATTATAAAAAGCGTGGCAACTCTTTAGAAATTACAACGAGTCAGCCCGGCATCAAAAAGACCTACCCTGTCGAAGGGGTTAAGCCGATAGGTCGATTGATTTATCACATAAAAAAATACTAA
- a CDS encoding helix-turn-helix transcriptional regulator yields the protein MKKTPTNIRLRELRIEKGLTQYKLARILGFKYNTAISRYETGNKRPSLETAQRIALALGVTVEDIFLP from the coding sequence ATGAAAAAAACACCAACCAACATACGACTGAGGGAACTTAGAATCGAGAAAGGGCTAACGCAATACAAACTAGCCCGAATTCTTGGCTTTAAGTACAACACAGCAATCAGCCGTTATGAGACCGGTAATAAAAGACCGAGTTTGGAAACCGCCCAAAGAATTGCCCTAGCGTTGGGGGTGACAGTCGAGGATATTTTTTTGCCTTAG
- a CDS encoding helix-turn-helix domain-containing protein, whose protein sequence is MLDDKIKVRDLRNGDWFWISKVLLDEYGSRIKPIGIAIYNCLAEHANQEGFCFPSHKLIADRIGSSVSSVQRGIRQMIKLGLINKKRKKFHNVYFLLKVDRSDRPNLNKTSQPDRQFGHTDRWDRSNGLTNKNKEKELNNKNYGANKKTVNNLNEMRSMLAQKMSIGGVKIKIIDGKKHMWTGQKWVAVEDT, encoded by the coding sequence ATGTTGGACGATAAAATAAAAGTAAGAGATTTAAGAAATGGCGATTGGTTCTGGATTAGCAAAGTACTGCTCGATGAGTATGGAAGCAGAATCAAACCGATCGGCATTGCTATTTATAATTGCCTCGCTGAACACGCCAATCAGGAGGGTTTTTGTTTTCCATCTCATAAGCTTATCGCTGACAGAATTGGCTCGAGCGTTTCTAGCGTGCAAAGAGGTATCCGCCAGATGATCAAGCTTGGGCTGATAAACAAGAAACGCAAGAAATTTCATAATGTGTATTTCCTTTTAAAAGTAGATAGGTCAGATAGACCGAACTTAAATAAGACCAGTCAGCCTGACCGGCAGTTCGGTCATACAGACCGGTGGGATCGGTCCAATGGACTTACTAACAAGAATAAAGAAAAAGAATTAAATAACAAGAATTACGGAGCGAATAAAAAAACTGTGAATAACTTAAATGAGATGCGGTCGATGTTGGCACAAAAAATGTCAATCGGAGGGGTAAAGATAAAAATCATAGACGGCAAGAAGCACATGTGGACTGGACAGAAGTGGGTAGCAGTCGAGGATACTTAG